One genomic segment of Natrialbaceae archaeon AArc-T1-2 includes these proteins:
- a CDS encoding PAS domain S-box protein yields MDPTPADTDRRTWLRRQKVVADLGQRALETDDLDRLISDTADAVAETFDADCAAVFELCPRGENAVLEGGVGWRDGLVGEATVPATDDSQVGQTLRSETPVIVDDLSAEERFSDASFFASHDVVSAVSVTVGPGDDPWGVLGVYTRDQRTFTEHDATFVRNVANVLASAIEREHELEELHGRISDAFYSLDTDWRITYANDRARELIDVEGDGLVGKRVWETFEWAADSRLREEYERAMETQESTSFELYYPEPLEAWYRIDVYPSETGLSVYFRDVTERKERERELERSERRYRTLIEHFPNGVVALVDEDLHYATFGGTLEGRADIPREELEGQYLPGVLPEEIAEIVVPRYEAALEGEPSEFEAPVDDEIYRFHFHPVRDDDGEIFAAMCLSQNVTERRKMEQELQDAKSQLEAAVEAGAIGTWEWHAPEDRMVVGASFARTFGVDPAAAREGVSLEHFVEAIHEDDRDRVEAKIDAALESCGEYEAEYRVWNDDGNLRWVLARGHVECDAEGDPTTFPGALIDITERKEAERALHESEAKFQMVAENLDEIVWIMTADASAYLYISPSFDDVWGIDRHELYDDPDAYLEWVHPEDRDRVRENFAKLPTEPFEETFRIDRPDGETRWLHVRGSRVEAGDGPDRVIGIGQDVTERKEYERKLETSNERLEQFAYAVSHDLQEPLRMVSSYLQLIERRYDDALDEDGEEFLEFAVDGAERMREMIDGLLAYSRVETQGEPFEPIDLNTVLENARTDLGVKVERHDAEITADSLPTVEGDGNQLRQVFQNLLDNAIEYSGDEPPRIHVSADRDGSEWIVSVRDEGIGIDPDDQERIFEVFQRLHTHGENDGMGIGLALCERIVERHGGEMWVESESGDGATFSFTLPAVDA; encoded by the coding sequence ATGGATCCGACCCCGGCGGACACCGATCGTCGAACGTGGCTCCGGCGACAGAAAGTCGTCGCGGACCTCGGGCAGCGGGCACTCGAAACCGACGACCTCGATCGATTGATCTCCGATACCGCCGACGCCGTCGCCGAGACGTTCGACGCCGACTGCGCAGCAGTGTTCGAGTTGTGCCCCAGGGGAGAGAACGCGGTTCTCGAGGGGGGTGTCGGCTGGCGCGACGGCCTCGTCGGCGAGGCGACGGTACCGGCGACCGACGACTCGCAGGTGGGACAGACGCTGCGTTCGGAGACGCCGGTCATCGTCGACGATCTCTCTGCCGAAGAGCGGTTCTCCGACGCGTCGTTTTTCGCCAGCCACGACGTCGTCAGTGCCGTAAGCGTAACCGTCGGCCCAGGCGATGACCCGTGGGGCGTTCTGGGGGTGTACACGCGAGACCAGCGGACGTTCACGGAGCACGACGCCACGTTCGTCCGAAACGTCGCGAACGTTCTCGCATCGGCAATCGAGAGGGAGCACGAACTCGAGGAACTCCACGGTCGCATCTCGGATGCGTTCTACTCACTCGACACCGACTGGCGGATTACGTACGCCAACGACCGGGCCCGAGAGCTGATCGACGTCGAGGGTGATGGGCTCGTCGGAAAACGCGTCTGGGAGACGTTCGAGTGGGCCGCCGACTCGAGGCTCCGCGAGGAGTACGAGCGGGCGATGGAGACCCAGGAGTCGACGTCGTTCGAACTCTACTATCCCGAGCCGCTTGAGGCGTGGTACCGGATCGACGTCTACCCCTCCGAGACCGGCCTCTCGGTCTACTTCAGGGACGTCACCGAGCGCAAAGAGCGCGAACGCGAACTCGAGCGAAGCGAACGCCGCTACCGGACGCTGATCGAGCACTTCCCGAACGGTGTCGTCGCCCTCGTCGACGAGGACCTTCATTACGCCACCTTCGGCGGAACGCTCGAAGGACGAGCCGACATCCCCAGGGAGGAACTCGAGGGGCAGTATCTCCCCGGCGTGTTGCCCGAGGAGATCGCCGAGATCGTCGTTCCCCGCTATGAAGCCGCCCTCGAGGGCGAACCCAGCGAGTTCGAGGCACCGGTCGACGACGAGATATACCGGTTTCACTTCCATCCGGTCCGGGACGACGACGGCGAGATCTTCGCCGCCATGTGCCTGTCCCAGAACGTCACCGAGCGCCGGAAGATGGAACAGGAGCTACAGGACGCCAAATCCCAACTCGAAGCCGCGGTCGAGGCCGGCGCGATCGGGACCTGGGAGTGGCACGCCCCCGAGGACCGCATGGTCGTCGGCGCGTCCTTCGCCCGAACGTTCGGCGTCGATCCGGCGGCGGCCCGCGAGGGCGTCTCGCTCGAGCACTTCGTCGAGGCCATCCACGAGGACGACCGCGACCGCGTCGAGGCGAAGATCGACGCGGCGCTCGAATCCTGTGGCGAGTACGAGGCGGAGTATCGCGTCTGGAACGACGACGGGAACCTCCGGTGGGTGCTGGCCCGGGGCCACGTCGAGTGCGACGCGGAGGGAGATCCGACCACGTTTCCGGGTGCACTCATCGACATTACCGAGCGCAAAGAGGCCGAACGGGCCCTGCACGAGAGCGAGGCGAAGTTCCAGATGGTCGCGGAGAACCTCGATGAGATCGTCTGGATCATGACGGCCGATGCCTCGGCGTATCTCTATATCAGCCCCTCGTTCGACGACGTCTGGGGCATCGACCGCCACGAGCTGTACGACGATCCCGACGCCTATCTCGAGTGGGTCCACCCCGAAGACCGCGACCGCGTCCGCGAGAACTTCGCGAAACTCCCGACGGAGCCGTTCGAGGAGACGTTCCGGATCGATAGACCCGACGGGGAGACCCGCTGGCTCCACGTCCGCGGCAGCCGCGTCGAAGCCGGGGACGGCCCTGACCGGGTCATCGGCATCGGCCAGGACGTCACCGAACGCAAGGAGTACGAACGGAAACTCGAGACCTCGAACGAACGGTTAGAGCAGTTCGCCTACGCCGTCTCCCACGACCTCCAGGAGCCGTTGCGGATGGTCTCGAGTTACCTGCAACTCATCGAACGACGCTACGATGACGCGCTCGACGAGGACGGCGAAGAGTTTCTCGAGTTCGCCGTCGACGGTGCCGAACGGATGCGCGAGATGATCGACGGATTGCTCGCGTACTCGCGGGTCGAGACGCAGGGAGAGCCGTTCGAACCAATCGACCTGAATACGGTCCTCGAGAACGCTCGCACGGATCTGGGGGTGAAAGTCGAGCGCCACGATGCCGAGATCACCGCCGACTCCCTGCCCACGGTCGAGGGAGACGGCAACCAGCTCCGGCAAGTATTCCAGAACCTGCTCGACAACGCGATCGAGTACAGCGGCGACGAGCCGCCACGGATCCACGTGTCGGCTGATCGCGACGGATCGGAGTGGATCGTTTCGGTCCGTGACGAGGGGATCGGGATCGATCCGGACGACCAAGAACGGATCTTCGAGGTCTTCCAACGGCTCCACACCCACGGCGAGAACGACGGCATGGGGATCGGACTCGCGCTCTGTGAACGGATCGTCGAGCGCCACGGCGGCGAGATGTGGGTCGAGTCCGAGTCCGGCGACGGAGCGACGTTCTCGTTTACGCTTCCAGCCGTCGACGCGTGA
- a CDS encoding GNAT family N-acetyltransferase: MGNRDAPFVLDLPDGYAVREAAAGDAADVASVYADAYPDGTEYPLVSERAVRTDLLADERTRPFVVEHGEDVVAAAAIEYDSLETGNAQIGKLAVKPPFRGKGLGRALLKHRVNVLETDDSFRGLIYAGAVTSHPASQHNLVARGFAPFSFQRHFQGRYFGVANESEIIMLYTDSIAYDERTVYVPEAYRHVVERTLAQASLDLLGRDLEITEGTTSPGVALEWLEIGLEHSREFLWEVTAAGDESWAESEREILAAMERNDTHMMVPIDANAQELWSLYGALESSGLEPAGFLPDWLTRNGTNRDAFVFQHDPDETPAEVDVIDDVKALLDVLGTDYRVLEEHDRYWTLEI; this comes from the coding sequence ATGGGAAACCGGGACGCCCCGTTCGTACTCGACCTGCCGGACGGGTACGCCGTCCGCGAGGCCGCCGCGGGCGACGCGGCGGACGTCGCGAGCGTGTACGCAGACGCGTATCCCGACGGAACCGAGTACCCGCTCGTCTCGGAACGAGCCGTCCGGACGGACCTCCTCGCGGACGAACGAACCCGCCCGTTCGTCGTCGAACACGGCGAGGACGTCGTCGCGGCCGCGGCGATCGAGTACGACTCGCTCGAGACGGGAAACGCACAGATCGGAAAGCTCGCGGTCAAACCGCCGTTTCGCGGGAAGGGGCTTGGCCGTGCGCTGTTGAAACACCGGGTGAACGTCCTCGAGACCGACGACTCCTTTCGGGGGCTGATCTACGCCGGCGCCGTCACCTCCCATCCCGCCTCCCAGCACAACCTCGTCGCGCGCGGATTCGCCCCGTTTTCGTTCCAGCGACACTTCCAGGGCCGATACTTCGGCGTCGCGAACGAAAGCGAGATCATCATGCTCTACACCGACAGCATCGCGTACGACGAACGGACCGTCTACGTCCCCGAGGCCTACCGCCACGTCGTCGAGCGAACGCTCGCGCAGGCATCGCTCGATCTCCTCGGGCGAGACCTCGAGATCACCGAGGGAACGACCTCCCCGGGCGTCGCCCTCGAGTGGCTCGAAATCGGCCTCGAACACAGCCGCGAGTTCCTCTGGGAGGTGACCGCAGCCGGCGACGAGTCGTGGGCCGAATCCGAACGGGAGATCCTGGCCGCGATGGAACGAAACGACACCCACATGATGGTCCCGATCGACGCGAACGCCCAGGAGCTGTGGTCGCTGTATGGAGCCCTCGAAAGCAGCGGCCTCGAGCCGGCCGGTTTCCTGCCCGACTGGCTCACCCGAAACGGCACGAACCGCGACGCGTTCGTCTTCCAGCACGATCCGGACGAAACGCCGGCCGAGGTCGACGTCATCGACGACGTGAAAGCGCTGCTCGACGTGCTCGGAACCGACTACCGCGTCCTCGAGGAACACGACCGGTACTGGACCCTCGAAATCTAG